From Elusimicrobiota bacterium:
ATATTTATAAAAAGTTTGTGCTTCCATTGCTTCTGAAAAAAATCGCAAAAATTAACGGACTTAACTGGATACGGCTTTTATACACTCATCCTGCACATTTTACTGATGTTTTGATTTCAGAACTTGCCGAAAATGAAAAAATTTGTAAGTATATTGATATCCCAATTCAACATACTGATGATAGGATTTTGAAAGCAATGGGCAGACCTCTATCAAAAACAATTTTTTCAACTATCGAAAAATTAAGAAAAAAAATACCAAAAGTGGCACTGCGAACAACAGTAATGGTCGGATACCCTAACGAGACCGAAAAGATTTTTAAGCAAATGCTTACAAACCTAAATACATTCCAGTTTGATTGGCTGGGCGGATTTGTTTATTCGCAAGAAAAAAATACCCTATCGGCTGATAATATCCCACAAAAAGTAAAAAAAGAACGCTTTAATGAAATGATGGTACTACAACAAAAAATTACTTATCAAAAAAATAAAAATCGTATTGGTAAAATATTCAAAATACTCGCTGATACTGAAAAAGATGGACATACTGAATTTCAAGCTCCAGAGATCGATGGCAAAGTTATATTTTCAACAAAACAAACACCAGGTAAAATTCTACACTCAAAAATCTCATCGG
This genomic window contains:
- the rimO gene encoding 30S ribosomal protein S12 methylthiotransferase RimO, producing MKKVNIISLGCPKNLVDSETMAGQLSHNGFLPVEKQNTADVIILNTCAFIKQARNETYRKIAEISKKKSKQQKFVVCGCLPQLEKDTLFTKYPKIDILLGSSDFVKLPNILKNNCSATLEISKPNFILSTQPKIFSTPPSHAYIKIAEGCNNRCNYCIIPQLRGNFRSRKMEFIINDVKNIVATGRKEVILIAQDTTMYGIDIYKKFVLPLLLKKIAKINGLNWIRLLYTHPAHFTDVLISELAENEKICKYIDIPIQHTDDRILKAMGRPLSKTIFSTIEKLRKKIPKVALRTTVMVGYPNETEKIFKQMLTNLNTFQFDWLGGFVYSQEKNTLSADNIPQKVKKERFNEMMVLQQKITYQKNKNRIGKIFKILADTEKDGHTEFQAPEIDGKVIFSTKQTPGKILHSKISSVKNVYDLIT